A genomic stretch from Enterobacter dykesii includes:
- a CDS encoding gamma-glutamyltransferase family protein → MTKALDFTSGYASRRPPMMGHNAVATSQPLAAQAGMKMLQLGGNAVDAAIATAMALTVVEPTGNGIGSDAFAIVWDGEKLHGLNASGRSPASWHADLFAGKTAVPEIGWDAVTVPGAVSGWVALAERFGTLPLTTLAQPAIDYARNGFPVSPLIGHLWQRGYNKLKDQPGFSACFAPEGRAPRVGEIFRNPAQANSLELIARTNGEAFYRGELAQKIAAFAKEHGAHLTAEDLANHRVDWVELLSRDFAGGSVQELPPNGQGIATLIALGILEQCGIEKHHPDSVQSLHLSIEAMKLALADLDRYVADEDHMAFAAKELLSDHYLKSRAALIDHDKASDFVYGSPTQSGTVYISTADASGMMVSFIQSNYMGFGSGIVVPDTGISLQNRGCGFVLDPNHPNALAGSKRPFHTIIPGFAMDGSGQPLMSFGVMGGPMQAQGHMQMALRIMLHGQNPQAAIDAPRWRVVQGREVIVESTFDRNTIAALRERGHQIVVEDPLQDYNFGGAQVIYRLPEGHYVAATESRKDGQALVS, encoded by the coding sequence ATGACCAAAGCGCTTGATTTTACGTCCGGTTACGCTTCACGCCGCCCGCCGATGATGGGCCATAACGCCGTCGCCACGTCGCAGCCGCTGGCGGCGCAGGCGGGAATGAAAATGCTGCAGCTGGGCGGCAACGCCGTGGATGCGGCCATTGCCACCGCGATGGCGCTGACGGTGGTTGAGCCGACCGGCAACGGGATCGGCAGCGACGCCTTTGCCATCGTCTGGGACGGTGAAAAGCTGCACGGTCTGAACGCGTCCGGTCGTTCGCCTGCCAGCTGGCATGCGGATCTGTTTGCCGGAAAAACCGCGGTGCCGGAAATCGGCTGGGACGCGGTGACCGTGCCGGGTGCGGTATCCGGCTGGGTCGCCCTGGCGGAACGCTTCGGTACGCTGCCGCTGACCACGCTGGCGCAGCCTGCCATCGACTATGCGCGCAACGGTTTTCCGGTTTCTCCGCTGATTGGCCATCTCTGGCAGCGCGGCTATAACAAGCTGAAAGATCAGCCGGGCTTCAGCGCCTGCTTCGCGCCGGAAGGCCGCGCCCCGCGCGTGGGGGAAATCTTCCGCAACCCGGCGCAGGCGAACTCGCTGGAGCTGATTGCCCGCACCAACGGTGAAGCCTTTTACCGCGGCGAGCTGGCGCAGAAAATCGCCGCCTTCGCCAAAGAGCACGGCGCGCACCTGACGGCTGAGGATCTGGCAAACCATCGCGTGGACTGGGTTGAGCTGCTGTCGCGCGACTTCGCGGGCGGTTCGGTGCAGGAGCTGCCGCCTAACGGCCAGGGGATCGCCACGCTGATTGCGCTCGGCATTCTGGAGCAGTGCGGCATTGAGAAGCATCATCCGGATTCCGTGCAGTCCCTGCACCTGTCAATTGAGGCGATGAAGCTGGCGCTGGCGGATCTCGACCGCTACGTGGCGGATGAAGACCATATGGCGTTCGCGGCGAAAGAGCTGCTGAGCGACCATTATCTGAAGTCGCGCGCGGCGCTTATCGACCACGATAAAGCCTCTGATTTTGTCTACGGTTCCCCTACGCAGAGCGGCACGGTCTACATCAGCACCGCCGACGCCAGCGGGATGATGGTTTCGTTTATTCAGTCCAACTATATGGGCTTCGGTTCAGGCATTGTGGTGCCGGATACCGGCATCAGCCTGCAAAACCGGGGCTGCGGGTTTGTGCTGGATCCTAATCACCCGAACGCGCTGGCGGGCAGCAAGCGACCGTTCCACACCATCATACCGGGCTTTGCGATGGACGGCAGCGGCCAGCCGCTGATGTCCTTTGGCGTGATGGGCGGCCCGATGCAGGCGCAGGGGCACATGCAGATGGCGCTGCGCATCATGCTGCACGGGCAAAACCCGCAGGCGGCAATCGATGCCCCGCGCTGGCGCGTGGTGCAGGGCAGGGAGGTGATCGTTGAATCGACCTTCGATCGCAATACCATCGCCGCGCTGCGCGAGCGGGGGCATCAGATCGTGGTGGAAGATCCGCTTCAGGATTACAACTTCGGCGGGGCGCAGGTGATTTATCGCCTGCCGGAAGGACACTACGTGGCCGCGACGGAAAGCCGCAAAGATGGGCAGGCGCTGGTGAGTTAA
- a CDS encoding amidohydrolase: protein MPGLKISILQQPLVWMDGPANLRHFDRQLEEITGRDVIVLPEMFTTGFAMEAAQQSMPQDEVVAWMHAKAQQTNALIAGSAALQTDRGPVNRFLLVEPEGNVHFYDKRHLFRMADEHHHYEAGHERVVFEWRGWRILPLVCYDLRFPVWSRNRNDYDLALYVANWPAPRSLHWQSLLVARAIENQAYVVGCNRVGTDGNGHHYRGDSRVVNPQGEIIATAEPHQATRIDAELSLTALQEYREKFPAWQDADPFSIG, encoded by the coding sequence GTGCCTGGTTTGAAGATTTCGATTTTGCAGCAACCTTTAGTGTGGATGGATGGCCCCGCCAACCTGCGCCACTTTGATCGTCAACTGGAAGAGATTACCGGGCGCGATGTAATTGTCCTGCCGGAGATGTTCACCACCGGCTTCGCTATGGAAGCGGCACAACAGTCAATGCCGCAGGATGAGGTGGTCGCCTGGATGCATGCCAAAGCGCAGCAGACCAACGCGCTAATCGCCGGGAGCGCCGCCCTGCAAACGGATCGCGGGCCGGTGAACCGCTTCCTGCTGGTGGAGCCGGAAGGGAACGTGCATTTTTACGATAAACGCCACCTGTTCCGCATGGCGGATGAGCATCATCACTATGAAGCGGGTCACGAGCGCGTGGTGTTCGAGTGGCGTGGCTGGCGTATTTTGCCGCTGGTCTGCTACGACCTGCGCTTCCCGGTGTGGTCGCGCAACCGCAACGATTACGACCTGGCGCTGTATGTTGCCAACTGGCCTGCACCGCGCTCTCTGCACTGGCAGTCGCTGCTGGTAGCGCGCGCAATTGAGAACCAGGCGTACGTGGTGGGCTGTAACCGCGTGGGAACCGACGGCAACGGGCATCACTACCGCGGTGACAGCCGGGTGGTGAATCCGCAGGGCGAGATCATTGCCACCGCCGAGCCGCATCAGGCGACGCGCATTGATGCCGAGCTGTCGTTGACGGCGCTGCAGGAGTATCGCGAGAAGTTTCCGGCCTGGCAGGATGCAGATCCGTTTAGCATTGGGTGA
- the fadE gene encoding acyl-CoA dehydrogenase FadE yields the protein MMILSILATVVLLGVLFYHRVSLFLSSLILLAWTAALGVAGLWNIWLLVPLAIILLPFNLAPMRKSMISAPVFKGFRKVMPPMSRTEKEAIDAGTTWWEGDLFQGNPDWKKLHNYPQPRLTAEEQAFIDGPVEEACRMANDFAITHEMADLPPELWAYLKEHRFFAMIIKKEYGGLEFSAYAQARVLQKLAGVSGILAITVGVPNSLGPGELLQHYGTEEQKDHYLPRLARGQEIPCFALTSPEAGSDAGAIPDTGVVCMGEWQGEQVLGMRLTWNKRYITLAPIATVLGLAFKLSDPEKLLGGDEDLGITCALIPTSTPGVEIGRRHFPLNVPFQNGPTRGQDIFVPIDYIIGGPKMAGQGWRMLVECLSVGRGITLPSNSTGGLKSVAMGIGAYAHIRRQFKISIGKMEGIEEPLARIAGNAYVMDAAASLITYGIMLGEKPAVLSAIVKYHCTHRAQQSIIDAMDIAGGKGIMLGEGNFLARGYQGAPIAITVEGANILTRSMMIFGQGAIRCHPYVLEEMAAAQNNDVDAFDKLLFKHIGHVGSNKVRSFWLGLTRGLTSATPTGDATKRYYQHLNRLSANLALLSDVSMAVLGGSLKRRERISARLGDVLSQIFLASAVLKRYDDEGRQEADLPLVHWGVQDAMYQAEQAIDDLLANFPNRFVAGALRAVIFPTGRHHLAPSDKLDHKVAKILQVPSATRSRIGRGQYLTPTPHNPVGLLEEALLDVMAADPIHQKICKQLGKNLPFTRLDELAKQALAGGIINKDEAALLVKAEESRLRSINVDDFEPDELATQPVKLPEKHRKPEAA from the coding sequence ATGATGATTTTGAGCATTCTCGCAACCGTTGTTCTGCTCGGTGTGTTGTTCTATCACCGCGTAAGTTTATTCCTGAGCAGCCTGATTCTTCTGGCCTGGACGGCTGCGCTTGGCGTCGCAGGTCTCTGGAATATCTGGCTTTTAGTCCCTCTCGCCATCATTCTTCTGCCATTTAACCTGGCCCCGATGCGTAAATCCATGATCTCTGCGCCGGTGTTCAAGGGCTTCCGCAAAGTGATGCCGCCAATGTCGCGCACTGAGAAAGAAGCGATTGATGCGGGCACCACCTGGTGGGAAGGCGATCTGTTCCAGGGCAATCCTGACTGGAAAAAGCTGCACAACTACCCGCAGCCGCGTCTGACCGCTGAAGAGCAGGCCTTTATTGATGGCCCGGTGGAAGAAGCGTGCCGCATGGCAAACGACTTTGCCATCACCCATGAAATGGCCGACCTGCCGCCTGAGCTGTGGGCGTATCTGAAAGAACATCGCTTCTTCGCGATGATCATCAAGAAAGAGTACGGCGGTCTGGAGTTCTCCGCTTACGCTCAGGCTCGCGTCCTGCAAAAGCTGGCGGGCGTTTCCGGGATCCTGGCGATTACCGTTGGCGTGCCTAACTCCTTAGGCCCGGGCGAACTGCTGCAGCACTACGGTACCGAAGAGCAGAAAGATCACTACCTGCCGCGTCTGGCACGCGGTCAGGAAATCCCTTGCTTCGCGCTGACCAGCCCGGAAGCGGGCTCCGATGCGGGTGCAATCCCGGATACCGGCGTGGTCTGCATGGGCGAGTGGCAGGGCGAGCAGGTGCTGGGCATGCGCCTGACCTGGAACAAGCGTTATATCACCCTGGCGCCTATCGCCACCGTGCTGGGTCTGGCCTTTAAGCTCTCTGACCCGGAAAAACTGCTGGGCGGCGATGAAGATCTGGGCATTACCTGTGCGCTGATCCCAACCTCTACCCCAGGCGTTGAAATTGGTCGCCGTCACTTCCCGCTGAACGTGCCGTTCCAGAACGGTCCGACCCGCGGCCAGGATATCTTCGTGCCGATTGACTACATCATCGGCGGTCCGAAAATGGCCGGTCAGGGCTGGCGTATGCTGGTGGAATGTCTGTCTGTGGGCCGCGGCATTACCCTGCCGTCGAACTCAACCGGCGGTCTGAAGTCGGTCGCGATGGGGATTGGTGCGTACGCACACATCCGCCGTCAGTTCAAAATCTCCATCGGCAAGATGGAAGGTATCGAAGAGCCGCTGGCGCGTATCGCGGGCAATGCCTACGTGATGGATGCCGCGGCGTCTCTGATTACCTACGGCATTATGCTCGGCGAAAAACCGGCCGTGCTGTCCGCGATTGTGAAGTACCACTGTACCCACCGCGCGCAGCAGTCGATCATTGACGCGATGGATATCGCAGGCGGTAAAGGCATTATGCTCGGCGAAGGCAACTTCCTGGCGCGCGGCTATCAGGGCGCACCGATTGCCATCACCGTGGAAGGGGCAAACATCCTGACCCGCAGCATGATGATCTTCGGTCAGGGCGCCATTCGCTGCCATCCGTACGTGCTGGAAGAGATGGCTGCCGCGCAGAACAACGACGTGGATGCCTTCGATAAGCTGCTGTTCAAACATATCGGTCATGTGGGCAGCAACAAGGTGCGCAGCTTCTGGCTGGGCCTGACGCGCGGTCTTACCAGCGCCACGCCGACCGGCGATGCGACCAAACGTTATTACCAGCATCTGAACCGTCTGAGCGCCAACCTGGCTCTGCTGTCTGACGTCTCCATGGCGGTGCTGGGCGGCAGCCTGAAGCGTCGCGAGCGTATCTCAGCCCGTCTGGGGGATGTGCTGAGCCAGATCTTCCTGGCCTCTGCGGTCCTGAAGCGCTACGACGATGAAGGCCGTCAGGAAGCGGATCTGCCGCTGGTGCACTGGGGCGTTCAGGATGCGATGTATCAGGCTGAACAGGCGATTGACGACCTGCTGGCGAACTTCCCGAACCGCTTTGTGGCGGGCGCCCTGCGCGCGGTGATCTTCCCGACCGGTCGTCACCATCTGGCGCCGTCCGACAAGCTGGACCACAAGGTGGCGAAGATCCTGCAGGTACCGAGCGCAACCCGCTCCCGTATCGGTCGCGGTCAGTATCTGACGCCGACGCCGCATAACCCGGTGGGTCTGCTGGAAGAGGCGCTGCTGGACGTGATGGCTGCCGATCCGATTCACCAGAAAATCTGTAAACAGCTGGGCAAAAACCTGCCGTTTACCCGTCTGGACGAACTGGCAAAACAGGCGTTGGCCGGTGGCATTATCAATAAAGATGAAGCCGCTCTGCTGGTGAAAGCCGAAGAGAGCCGTCTGCGCAGCATTAACGTGGATGATTTCGAACCGGACGAGCTGGCGACGCAGCCGGTAAAGCTGCCGGAGAAGCATCGCAAACCTGAAGCGGCGTAA
- the lpcA gene encoding D-sedoheptulose 7-phosphate isomerase — translation MYQDLIRNELNEAAETLANFLKDDANIHAIQRAAVLLADSFKAGGKVLSCGNGGSHCDAMHFAEELTGRYRENRPGYPAIAISDVSHISCVGNDFGYDHIFSRYVEAVGREGDVLLGISTSGNSGNVIKAIAAAREKGMKVITLTGKDGGKMDGTADVEIRVPHFGYADRIQEIHIKVIHILIQLIEKEMVK, via the coding sequence ATGTACCAGGATCTTATTCGTAACGAACTGAACGAAGCGGCGGAAACGCTGGCGAACTTTCTGAAAGATGATGCCAATATTCACGCTATTCAGCGCGCAGCGGTCCTGCTGGCCGACAGCTTCAAAGCCGGCGGCAAAGTGCTTTCCTGCGGTAACGGCGGTTCCCACTGCGACGCTATGCACTTCGCAGAAGAGCTGACCGGACGCTATCGCGAAAACCGCCCGGGCTACCCGGCGATTGCGATTTCAGACGTGAGCCACATCTCCTGCGTAGGCAACGACTTCGGTTACGACCACATCTTCTCCCGCTACGTTGAAGCGGTAGGCCGTGAAGGCGACGTGCTGCTGGGGATTTCTACCTCCGGTAACTCCGGCAACGTGATCAAAGCGATCGCCGCCGCGCGTGAAAAAGGGATGAAAGTCATCACCCTGACCGGTAAAGATGGCGGTAAGATGGACGGTACGGCGGATGTCGAAATTCGCGTTCCGCACTTCGGTTATGCTGACCGTATTCAGGAAATTCACATCAAAGTGATCCACATCCTGATTCAACTGATCGAAAAAGAGATGGTTAAGTAA
- a CDS encoding class II glutamine amidotransferase, protein MCELLGMSANVPTDICFSFTGLVQRGGGTGPHKDGWGITFYEGKGCRTFKDPQPSFNSPIAKLVQDYPIKSRSVIAHIRQANRGEVALENTHPFTRELWGRNWTYAHNGQLTGYKSLETGNFRPVGETDSEKAFCWLLHKLTERYPRTPGNMTAVFKYIATLASELREKGVFNMLLSDGRYVMAFCSTNLFWITRRAPFGVATLLDQDVEIDFQKETTPNDVVTVIATQPLTGNETWQKIMPGEWVLFCLGDRVI, encoded by the coding sequence ATGTGCGAACTGCTCGGGATGAGCGCCAATGTGCCAACCGATATCTGCTTTAGCTTCACCGGGCTGGTTCAGCGCGGTGGAGGAACCGGGCCGCATAAAGACGGCTGGGGCATCACCTTCTACGAAGGCAAAGGGTGTCGCACGTTCAAAGATCCACAGCCCAGCTTTAACTCACCGATTGCCAAACTGGTGCAGGACTATCCCATCAAGTCCCGCTCGGTGATCGCCCACATCCGTCAGGCTAACCGTGGCGAAGTGGCGCTGGAAAATACCCATCCGTTTACCCGCGAGCTGTGGGGCCGTAACTGGACCTACGCGCACAACGGGCAGCTCACGGGCTATAAGTCGCTGGAAACGGGCAATTTCCGCCCGGTAGGCGAAACGGACAGCGAAAAAGCCTTCTGCTGGCTGCTGCACAAGCTGACGGAGCGCTATCCCCGCACGCCCGGCAACATGACTGCCGTGTTCAAATATATCGCGACGCTGGCATCTGAACTGCGTGAAAAAGGCGTGTTCAACATGCTGCTCTCTGACGGCCGCTATGTGATGGCGTTCTGCTCGACGAATTTGTTCTGGATCACCCGCCGTGCGCCGTTTGGCGTTGCGACGCTGCTCGATCAGGATGTGGAGATAGACTTTCAGAAGGAGACCACACCGAACGATGTGGTCACTGTTATCGCAACGCAGCCGCTGACGGGCAACGAAACCTGGCAAAAGATTATGCCAGGCGAGTGGGTGCTATTTTGTCTCGGGGACCGTGTAATTTGA
- the dpaA gene encoding peptidoglycan meso-diaminopimelic acid protein amidase translates to MRKIALFIAMLLMPCMSFAGLLSSNSSTTPISKEYKQQLMGSPVYIQIFKEERTLDLFVKMGETYQLLDSYKICNYSGGLGPKQRQGDFKSPEGFYNVQRSQLKPDSRFYKAINIGFPNAYDRAHGYEGKYLMIHGACVSIGCYAMTDSGIDEIFQFVTGALVFGQPNVQVSIYPFRMTDANMARHKYSYYADFWKQLKPGYDYFEQTHKPPVVSIVDGRYVVSKPLSHEVVHPQLASNYTVPETK, encoded by the coding sequence ATGCGTAAAATCGCATTGTTCATTGCGATGCTTCTGATGCCGTGCATGTCGTTTGCCGGGCTGCTCAGCAGTAATAGCTCAACGACGCCGATCAGCAAAGAATATAAACAGCAGTTAATGGGATCGCCGGTTTATATTCAGATCTTCAAGGAAGAGCGCACTCTCGATCTGTTTGTCAAAATGGGCGAGACATATCAGCTGCTTGATAGTTACAAAATTTGTAACTATTCCGGCGGACTGGGGCCAAAACAGCGTCAGGGCGATTTCAAAAGTCCGGAAGGGTTCTATAACGTTCAGCGCAGCCAGCTCAAGCCTGACAGCCGCTTCTATAAAGCCATTAACATCGGCTTCCCGAATGCCTATGACCGTGCACACGGTTATGAAGGTAAATATCTGATGATCCACGGTGCCTGCGTGTCTATCGGCTGTTATGCGATGACCGACTCCGGCATTGATGAGATTTTCCAGTTCGTGACGGGCGCGCTGGTCTTTGGGCAGCCTAACGTACAGGTCAGCATCTATCCGTTCCGCATGACGGACGCCAACATGGCGCGTCACAAGTACTCATACTACGCGGATTTCTGGAAACAGCTGAAGCCGGGTTACGACTACTTTGAGCAGACCCACAAGCCACCTGTGGTCTCTATCGTCGATGGCCGCTACGTGGTCAGCAAACCGCTGAGCCACGAAGTCGTCCATCCGCAGCTGGCGTCAAATTACACGGTCCCCGAGACAAAATAG
- a CDS encoding Na(+)-translocating NADH-quinone reductase subunit A, whose product MFKIKKGLDLPIAGVPAQHVSTGASVRHVAILGEDYLGMRPSMLVQEGDRVIKGQPLFEDKKNPGVMFTAPASGTVVAINRGERRVLQSVVIRIEGDEKREFAHYDTAELASLNRDAVQDQLLASGLWTALRTRPFSKSPVPGTEPAAIFVTAIDTNPLSVDPEPVILAQRKAFDAGLTVLTRLTSGKVHVCQAGGGKLGGHPQGQVTFNEFAGPHPAGLVGTHIHFLEPVSLTKQVWHLNYQDVIAIGKLFTTGELCAERIIAIGGPQAANPRLVKTLLGADINELLVGETKEGENRLISGSVLSGRHAVNAHAYLGRFHLQVSIVQEGREKELFGWVLPGAEKYSVTRTTLGHFLRNKLFSFSTSTHGGERAMVPIGNYERVMPLDILPTVLLRDLLAGDTDGAQALGCLELDEEDLALCTYVCPGKYEYGPVLREVLTRIEQEG is encoded by the coding sequence ATGTTTAAAATTAAAAAGGGACTTGATCTGCCGATTGCAGGCGTGCCAGCGCAGCACGTTTCGACAGGCGCAAGCGTCCGTCATGTCGCCATTTTGGGCGAAGACTACCTGGGTATGCGTCCTTCAATGCTGGTACAGGAGGGCGATCGCGTTATCAAAGGACAGCCGCTCTTTGAGGACAAAAAAAATCCCGGCGTGATGTTCACGGCCCCCGCGAGCGGCACCGTTGTGGCCATCAACCGCGGCGAGCGTCGCGTTCTGCAGTCGGTGGTTATCCGCATTGAGGGCGATGAAAAGCGTGAATTTGCCCATTACGACACCGCAGAACTCGCGTCGCTGAACCGTGATGCCGTTCAGGATCAGCTCCTGGCGTCCGGTTTATGGACCGCGCTTCGTACACGCCCCTTCAGCAAATCCCCTGTTCCGGGCACGGAACCGGCCGCGATTTTCGTCACGGCAATCGACACTAACCCGCTCAGCGTGGACCCGGAACCGGTTATCCTGGCGCAGCGAAAAGCCTTTGACGCTGGTCTGACCGTTTTAACCCGCCTCACGTCCGGAAAAGTGCACGTCTGCCAGGCCGGCGGCGGCAAGCTCGGCGGCCATCCGCAGGGGCAGGTCACGTTTAATGAGTTTGCTGGCCCGCATCCGGCGGGGCTGGTCGGGACACACATCCATTTCCTTGAGCCAGTAAGCCTGACGAAACAGGTTTGGCATCTTAACTATCAGGACGTCATCGCCATCGGTAAGCTCTTTACTACGGGCGAACTCTGCGCTGAACGGATAATCGCCATCGGCGGACCTCAGGCCGCAAACCCGCGCCTGGTGAAGACGCTGCTGGGCGCTGACATCAACGAACTGCTGGTGGGGGAAACGAAAGAGGGCGAAAACCGCCTGATTTCCGGATCGGTCCTCAGCGGCCGCCATGCTGTCAATGCGCACGCGTACCTGGGACGCTTCCATTTGCAGGTCAGCATTGTGCAGGAAGGGCGTGAGAAAGAGCTGTTTGGCTGGGTTCTGCCAGGCGCAGAAAAATACTCCGTCACCCGCACCACGTTGGGCCACTTCCTGCGTAACAAGCTGTTTAGCTTCTCAACCAGTACGCACGGCGGCGAGCGTGCCATGGTCCCGATTGGCAACTACGAGCGCGTCATGCCGCTGGATATTCTGCCTACCGTGCTGTTGCGCGATCTCCTTGCCGGCGATACCGACGGCGCGCAGGCGCTGGGCTGTCTGGAGCTGGACGAAGAAGATCTGGCGCTCTGTACCTATGTCTGTCCGGGCAAATATGAATATGGACCGGTATTGCGCGAGGTGTTAACCCGCATTGAGCAGGAAGGATAA
- a CDS encoding NADH:ubiquinone reductase (Na(+)-transporting) subunit B: MGLKHLFEKIEPHFTEGKLKKYYPLYEATTTIFYTPGLVTKGAAHVRDAIDLKRMMILVWFAVFPAMFWGMYNVGLQTIPALHHMYDAQQLAQVIQSDWHYRLAQSLGVSFAADAGWLSMMTLGAVFFLPIYITVFIVGGFWEVLFAIIRKHEINEGFFVTSILFALIVPPTLPLWQAALGISFGVVIAKEIFGGTGRNFLNPALAGRAFLFFAYPAQISGDLVWTAADGFSGATPLSQWAAHGGETLVNNATGQPVTWFDAFIGNIPGSIGEVSTLMILLGGAIILFGRVASWRIVAGVMIGMVLTATLFNVIGSTTNPMFSMPWYWHLVLGGFAFGMMFMATDPVSASFTDKGKWSYGVLIGAMCVLIRVVNPAYPEGMMLAILFANLFAPLFDYLVVRANIKRRKARG, from the coding sequence ATGGGCTTAAAACACCTCTTTGAAAAAATTGAGCCGCACTTTACCGAAGGGAAGCTCAAAAAGTACTACCCGTTATATGAAGCAACGACGACCATTTTCTACACGCCTGGGCTGGTGACGAAAGGGGCGGCGCACGTTCGCGACGCTATCGATCTGAAACGCATGATGATCCTTGTGTGGTTTGCGGTGTTCCCCGCGATGTTCTGGGGCATGTACAACGTCGGCCTGCAGACCATTCCGGCGCTGCACCACATGTACGATGCACAGCAATTGGCACAGGTGATCCAGTCCGACTGGCACTACCGTCTGGCCCAGTCGTTAGGGGTGAGCTTCGCTGCGGACGCGGGCTGGCTGAGCATGATGACGCTGGGCGCGGTCTTCTTCCTGCCGATTTACATCACGGTATTTATCGTGGGCGGCTTCTGGGAAGTGCTGTTTGCCATCATCCGTAAACATGAGATCAACGAAGGCTTCTTCGTGACCTCGATTCTTTTTGCTCTGATTGTTCCACCCACACTGCCGCTCTGGCAGGCGGCGCTGGGCATCAGCTTCGGCGTGGTGATTGCCAAAGAGATCTTCGGTGGGACCGGGCGTAACTTCCTTAATCCTGCGCTGGCGGGGCGTGCGTTCCTGTTCTTTGCTTATCCGGCGCAAATCTCGGGCGACCTGGTCTGGACGGCGGCAGACGGTTTTTCCGGCGCAACGCCGCTTTCACAGTGGGCGGCACACGGCGGCGAAACGCTGGTCAACAACGCTACAGGTCAGCCTGTCACCTGGTTTGATGCCTTTATTGGCAACATTCCGGGCTCCATCGGGGAAGTCTCTACGCTGATGATTTTGCTTGGCGGGGCGATCATTCTTTTCGGTCGCGTGGCCTCCTGGCGGATCGTTGCGGGCGTGATGATCGGCATGGTGCTGACCGCCACCCTGTTCAACGTTATCGGTTCGACCACCAATCCGATGTTCTCCATGCCGTGGTACTGGCATCTGGTGCTGGGTGGCTTCGCGTTCGGCATGATGTTCATGGCGACGGACCCCGTCTCTGCCTCGTTTACAGACAAAGGTAAATGGAGCTATGGCGTGCTCATTGGCGCGATGTGTGTCCTGATCCGCGTGGTCAACCCGGCGTATCCGGAAGGGATGATGTTGGCCATTCTGTTTGCCAACCTGTTTGCGCCACTCTTCGATTACCTGGTGGTGCGGGCCAACATTAAGCGGAGGAAGGCGCGTGGCTGA
- a CDS encoding Na(+)-translocating NADH-quinone reductase subunit C, with the protein MAEVKNNDSISKTLLVVLVLCLVCSIVVAGSAVGLKPLQQEQRALDKQRNILAVAGLMQEGMSADDVSAVFAERISARLVDLKTGELLDKDPATFNQALALKDPQMSLTLEAAQDPAGIKRRSNLAEIYLVRDPQKRIQEVVLPVYGNGLWSMMYAFVALDTDGRTVKGITYYDQGETPGLGGEVENPNWRAQFVGKKVLDDNGLPALKVMKGAARPGDDYAVDGLSGATLTSKGVQHSFDFWMGELGFGPFLKNVREGALNNG; encoded by the coding sequence GTGGCTGAGGTTAAAAATAACGACAGCATCAGCAAAACGCTGCTGGTGGTGCTGGTGCTCTGTCTGGTCTGTTCTATTGTTGTGGCCGGCTCTGCCGTGGGGTTAAAACCCCTGCAGCAGGAGCAACGTGCGCTGGATAAACAGCGCAACATCCTGGCCGTCGCCGGGCTGATGCAGGAAGGAATGAGCGCAGACGACGTTTCGGCCGTCTTTGCCGAACGTATTTCGGCGCGTCTGGTGGATTTAAAAACAGGTGAACTGCTGGATAAAGACCCGGCAACATTCAACCAGGCGCTGGCGCTGAAAGATCCACAGATGAGCCTGACGCTGGAGGCAGCGCAAGATCCCGCCGGGATTAAGCGTCGCAGCAACCTTGCCGAAATCTATCTGGTTCGCGACCCCCAAAAACGTATTCAGGAAGTGGTACTGCCTGTTTACGGCAACGGCCTGTGGTCAATGATGTATGCCTTTGTGGCCCTTGATACCGATGGCCGCACGGTAAAAGGCATTACGTATTACGACCAGGGCGAAACGCCGGGGCTGGGTGGCGAAGTTGAAAACCCTAACTGGCGGGCACAGTTTGTCGGCAAGAAAGTGCTCGACGATAACGGCCTGCCTGCGCTGAAGGTGATGAAAGGGGCGGCACGTCCCGGTGACGACTACGCCGTCGACGGGCTTTCCGGCGCCACGCTCACCTCAAAAGGCGTGCAGCACAGTTTTGATTTCTGGATGGGCGAGCTGGGCTTTGGTCCTTTCCTGAAAAACGTACGTGAAGGAGCGCTGAACAATGGCTGA